The Anaeromyxobacter sp. Fw109-5 genomic interval CGCGAGGCCCCAGCGCGTCCGGAAGGGGAGGGCGCCAGCGCGCTCGCGCGGAAGCTCACCGTGCTCGGCATCGGCGTGTCGGGGTTCTGCGCCCTCGGCTACGAGGTCCTGTGGACGCGGATGCTCACGCTCGTGGTGGGGACGTCCGTCTACAGCTTCACGATCATGCTCGCGGCGTTCCTCGCCGGCATCGGGATCGGCAGCCACGCCTTCGCGCTGCTGCGCGCCGCGCGGTGGGCTCGGCCGAGCCGGGGCGGCGTCCTCATCTTCGCCGGCACGCAGGTCGCCATCGGCGCCAGCGCGCTCGGCGTGACGGTCCTGATGCGCCACCTGCCCTGGACGTCGAATCAGCTCCAGGTGCTCCTCGTCGGCGCGGCCGAGGCGGAGTTCAGCGGGCGGCTCCTCGCGTCGGCCCTCATCGCCTTCGTCTTCATGTTCGTCCCCGCCTTCTTCATGGGGATGGCCTTCCCGGCCGCGGGGGCCATCTGGGCGTCCGCCGACGACGAGACGGGCGGGACGGTGGGCCGGCTCCTCAGCTCGAACACGATCGGCGCGATCCTCGGCTCCACCGTGAGCGGATTCGCCCTCGTCTACCTCTTCGGGATCGAGCGCTCCCTCCAGATGCTCGTCGTGCTGAACGTCGCCATGGGGCTCGCCGTCGCCGCGGCCCTGGTGACGGCTCCGCGCAAGGCCTTCACCGCGATCGCGACGGCTGCGGCGGTCCTGCTCGTCGCGCGAGGCGCGCTCCCTGACTGGGGCCGCGCGTGGGACCGCGACTTCTTCGCCGCGTTCCAGAACAACGCCCGCACGCTCGACACGCCGGAGACCATCAAGCGCAAGAACATCGACGTCCTCTACTACCACGAGGGCGTGAACGAGATCGTGAGCGTCATCCGCCCCAAGGGCAGCGTGCAGACCTTCATCGTGAACGGGCGCCCCGAGGCGTCCACGTACTCGGGGGACGTGCAGGTGCAGCGCACCCTCGGGCACCTCCCGATGCTGCTCCACCCGGATCCGAAGCGCGTATTCGTGCTCGGCACCGGCACCGCCATGACCCTGGGCGCCGTGGGGTCCCATCCGGAGGCGGAGCGCATCGTCCTCGGCGAGATCGAGCCGGCCATGCTGGGGGTGGCGCGCACGTTCTCCGCCTGGAACGGCGGCGTGCTCGACGACCCGCGGCTCCACGTCGTGTTCAACGACGGACGGAACTTCCTCTCCACCACGCGCGAGAAGTTCGACGTCATCACCGCCGATCCCATCCACCCCTGGTCGGGCGGCGCCGGGTACATCTACACGCGCGAGTTCTTCGGGAGCGTCTCGGATCGACTCGCGCCGGGCGGCATCGCCTGCCAGTGGCTGCCCATGTACGAGCTGACGGTGAAGGACGTGCAGACCGTGCTGCGCACGTTCGCGGACAGTTTCGAGCACGTGGTCGTCTGGCTCACGTACTACGACGCGGTGCTCATCGGCTCGCAGTCTCCCATCGTGATCGACGAGGCGGCGCTCGCGCGCCGACTCCAGACCCCGAAGATCCACGACGCGCTCGCGCCCATCCACATGGCCAGCGCCGAGGACTTCCTCTCCTTCTTCCTCATGGGGACGGAGGGGGCCCGGGCGTTCGGCGCCGGCGGAGCCCTCAACACGGACGACAACCTCGCGCTGGAGTTCTCTGCGCCGGCCTCCCAGGGCAAGCCGGGTCTGGACGGCGACAACGTGCGCGCGCTGTCGCAGCACCGGGAGAGCCTGTACGGTCTCCTGGCTCCCTCCGGCGACCCGGCGACGGAGACGGCGCGGAAGGCTCGCTGGGACCGGCACGTCGAGACGAGCCGCCTGTTCGATCAAGCCCACGCGGAGTTCCTCCAGGGCCGCCGCCGGGGTCCGCTCGCGACGCGGATCCTCGAGATCCTCTCCGTACGCGAGCCGACGTTCGCGCCGCTCCGCTATGCCCTCGACGAGCGGGCGTTCTGGGACCGCACGGAGCCCGCGCTGGTGCTCGACGTGCCGTTTCAGGTCCGCACCGCGAGCGGAGAGCAGGGCTCCCTGCGCCTGAGCGCGGTCCGCCAGTTCCTCGGCCGGGAGCGCGTGCTGGTCTCCATCGTGGACAACCGGCGGCGCGAGATCTACGGGCAGCGCTACCTCGACGGTCCCTACGAGGAGCTGGACGCGCAGGTGTCGAGCTACATCTCCGAGACCGTGGGCGCGCTCCGCGCCGCCGCCGCACGCGTGCAGCCCGGCGCCGCCGGAGCGCCGAGCGAGGCCGAGCTCGTGGACGCCCTCAAGCAGGAGGCGTCCAGCCGCGTCGGGCACCTGCCCGAGGTCGCCGCGCGCTGACTCAGCGCCGGCGGCCCCATCCCGGAAACGCGCGGGCACCTCCGTGAGGCGGTGCCTCGATGCCCGCCGCGACAATTGGTCGCTTCGCCTTTAAACGGTTCGTGACGCCGATCAGGTCGG includes:
- a CDS encoding fused MFS/spermidine synthase, which produces MRALVFLLFLLSGAAALVYQVAWVRSLGLVFGASHLAVTTVLAVFMGGQALGSRIFGGRADRTDRPLFLYGLLELGIAASALASLGLIHAFPWLYGPLARVAETNAPWLTFLRVTFAVLALAIPTTLMGGTLPVLTRYVVRRGEGLGNQLSFLYAFNTFGAVVGTVLAGFVLLKALGVTTTFVFAAVVSAGVGVASVLLGRKAAPDAGPVATSSPREAPARPEGEGASALARKLTVLGIGVSGFCALGYEVLWTRMLTLVVGTSVYSFTIMLAAFLAGIGIGSHAFALLRAARWARPSRGGVLIFAGTQVAIGASALGVTVLMRHLPWTSNQLQVLLVGAAEAEFSGRLLASALIAFVFMFVPAFFMGMAFPAAGAIWASADDETGGTVGRLLSSNTIGAILGSTVSGFALVYLFGIERSLQMLVVLNVAMGLAVAAALVTAPRKAFTAIATAAAVLLVARGALPDWGRAWDRDFFAAFQNNARTLDTPETIKRKNIDVLYYHEGVNEIVSVIRPKGSVQTFIVNGRPEASTYSGDVQVQRTLGHLPMLLHPDPKRVFVLGTGTAMTLGAVGSHPEAERIVLGEIEPAMLGVARTFSAWNGGVLDDPRLHVVFNDGRNFLSTTREKFDVITADPIHPWSGGAGYIYTREFFGSVSDRLAPGGIACQWLPMYELTVKDVQTVLRTFADSFEHVVVWLTYYDAVLIGSQSPIVIDEAALARRLQTPKIHDALAPIHMASAEDFLSFFLMGTEGARAFGAGGALNTDDNLALEFSAPASQGKPGLDGDNVRALSQHRESLYGLLAPSGDPATETARKARWDRHVETSRLFDQAHAEFLQGRRRGPLATRILEILSVREPTFAPLRYALDERAFWDRTEPALVLDVPFQVRTASGEQGSLRLSAVRQFLGRERVLVSIVDNRRREIYGQRYLDGPYEELDAQVSSYISETVGALRAAAARVQPGAAGAPSEAELVDALKQEASSRVGHLPEVAAR